The Catenulispora sp. MAP5-51 genome has a window encoding:
- a CDS encoding GDSL-type esterase/lipase family protein: protein MRPPRIMVLGDSLASGMQDDYTWRWQLAQHFRRTGTAAEFVGPHTGTFSMYEDPVLLALVEGRPVPTGPDVGNPMTGAYREGGFEGGHCARPGWTANSAKSAVREHVAAEHPDFLLVQLGFNDLAMVGPPDQALEDLAAVVAEARAGAPSAVFLVANVAGTRTWGNEWFREAIRDYNAKLPSALADLSTEQSPVALVDVHSGFDSDTDTYDGIHPNAAGELVMAGHFAEALWRFGVGSVALRSPRTRPYEIPLAEPTIVAARAQDTASVRLEWSRVRGASAYRVALRDVTLGQPRRMGPIPVLGDHWLAQGLTAGHVYEFDVTSARGEQLGPRSEPLRLAAGL from the coding sequence ATGAGGCCACCGCGGATCATGGTCCTGGGCGATTCGCTCGCCAGCGGGATGCAGGACGACTACACGTGGCGCTGGCAGCTGGCACAGCACTTCCGGCGCACGGGCACGGCGGCCGAGTTCGTCGGCCCGCACACCGGGACCTTCTCGATGTACGAGGACCCGGTGCTTCTGGCCTTGGTGGAAGGACGTCCGGTACCCACAGGACCCGATGTCGGCAACCCGATGACCGGGGCCTATCGCGAAGGCGGCTTCGAGGGCGGGCACTGCGCGCGCCCGGGATGGACGGCGAACTCCGCGAAGTCGGCGGTGCGCGAGCACGTCGCCGCCGAACACCCGGATTTCCTGTTGGTCCAGTTGGGCTTCAACGACCTCGCCATGGTGGGACCGCCGGACCAGGCGTTGGAGGATCTGGCGGCCGTCGTGGCCGAAGCGCGCGCCGGCGCACCCTCGGCGGTCTTCCTGGTGGCGAACGTCGCCGGGACCCGCACGTGGGGCAACGAGTGGTTCCGGGAGGCCATCCGGGACTACAACGCCAAGCTCCCCTCGGCCCTCGCGGACCTCTCGACGGAGCAGTCGCCGGTCGCCTTGGTGGACGTGCACAGCGGCTTCGACTCCGACACCGACACCTACGACGGCATCCATCCGAATGCGGCGGGCGAGCTGGTCATGGCCGGCCACTTCGCCGAGGCGCTGTGGCGGTTCGGGGTCGGCAGCGTGGCGTTGCGGTCACCGCGGACGCGGCCGTACGAGATTCCGTTGGCCGAACCGACGATCGTCGCCGCGCGGGCCCAGGACACCGCGAGCGTCAGGCTTGAGTGGAGCCGGGTGCGGGGAGCCTCCGCGTACCGGGTCGCGCTCCGCGACGTCACGCTCGGGCAGCCGCGCCGAATGGGGCCGATCCCGGTCCTGGGCGATCACTGGCTGGCCCAGGGGCTGACGGCGGGCCACGTCTACGAGTTCGACGTGACCTCGGCGCGCGGTGAGCAGCTGGGGCCGCGCTCGGAGCCGCTGCGGCTGGCCGCCGGGCTCTGA
- a CDS encoding metallophosphoesterase gives MRLLLMADTHVPTRARLLPEPLLDAVDAADVVFHAGDWVDVETLDVLQQRSRRLVAVYGNNDGPELRARLPLVAEVELQSCRFAVVHETGPAKGREQRCEAEFPGVDVLVFGHSHIPWDSHAPGGMRLLNPGSPTDRRRQPYATYLTASLEDGRLGDVRVHELPRRG, from the coding sequence TTGCGCCTGCTGCTGATGGCGGACACCCACGTCCCGACCCGCGCCCGGCTGCTCCCCGAGCCGCTGCTCGACGCGGTGGACGCGGCCGACGTCGTGTTCCACGCCGGCGACTGGGTCGACGTCGAGACCCTCGACGTGCTGCAGCAGCGCTCCCGACGACTGGTCGCGGTCTACGGCAACAACGACGGGCCGGAGCTGCGGGCGCGACTGCCGCTGGTGGCGGAGGTCGAGCTCCAGTCGTGCCGGTTCGCCGTGGTGCACGAGACCGGTCCGGCCAAGGGGCGCGAGCAGCGGTGCGAGGCGGAGTTCCCCGGTGTCGACGTCCTGGTGTTCGGGCACAGCCACATCCCTTGGGACAGCCACGCCCCCGGCGGCATGCGGCTGCTCAATCCCGGCTCGCCCACCGACCGGCGCCGGCAGCCCTACGCCACCTACCTGACCGCGTCGTTGGAAGACGGGCGCCTCGGCGATGTCCGTGTGCACGAGCTGCCGCGCCGGGGCTGA
- a CDS encoding DUF4240 domain-containing protein: MTTDERGGPRLPTDDEENRFWSLLTEARSKSDGSTEGFLTALSDLCEPMSSSELTDLDRVVERKLYDIDRADIQAVTDGSDDGFLYARGHIVASGRETYYAVLADPDNAEADEELEEMCYFFAHLHDKKYGSWPQTDSGISRESCSNAGGWRP; the protein is encoded by the coding sequence ATGACGACAGATGAGCGTGGCGGTCCGCGACTCCCCACCGACGACGAAGAAAACCGTTTCTGGTCATTGCTGACCGAGGCGCGGTCGAAGTCCGACGGCTCCACCGAGGGTTTCCTGACAGCCTTGTCAGACCTCTGCGAGCCGATGTCGTCCAGCGAGCTCACCGACCTCGACCGGGTCGTGGAGCGCAAGCTGTACGACATCGACCGCGCCGACATCCAGGCCGTCACCGACGGCTCGGACGACGGATTCCTTTATGCCCGCGGACACATCGTCGCCTCGGGCCGCGAGACGTACTACGCCGTCCTCGCCGACCCGGACAACGCCGAGGCCGATGAGGAGCTGGAGGAGATGTGCTACTTCTTCGCCCATCTCCACGACAAGAAGTACGGCTCGTGGCCCCAGACGGATTCCGGGATCTCGCGCGAATCGTGCTCGAACGCCGGAGGATGGCGCCCCTAA
- a CDS encoding epoxide hydrolase family protein, which translates to MSGTSSEISPFRIDVPQADLDDLNDRLARTRWPDALPGVGWSYGVDRDYLLDLAEYWRTGYDWRAHEARLNEIPQFTTAVDGQNVHFLHMRSPEPDATPLVLTHGWPSTPADFLDILGPLTDPRAHGGDPADAFHVVAPSLPGFGFSGPTRESGWDVPRIARAWAELMARLGYERYVAQGGDYGSLVSCALGRVAPEAVIGVHVNALADAATASGSGQELSELSEADRQKAVANQMWWFGHNGYATQMALRPQTIAYSLNDSPAGQLAWNLEWFVDWDPTATDHAPIDRDAVLTNVATYWLTGTAGSAARLYRESGTSWGSKPEPSGVPTAVANFLGDRAVRGLAERANKVVRWREYPVGGHFASLQAPAELVGDVREFVRTLRDAD; encoded by the coding sequence ATGAGCGGCACTTCCTCTGAAATCAGCCCTTTCCGCATCGACGTCCCGCAGGCGGACCTCGACGATCTGAACGACCGGCTCGCGCGCACCCGCTGGCCTGACGCGCTGCCCGGCGTCGGCTGGTCCTACGGCGTCGACCGCGACTACCTGCTCGACCTCGCCGAGTACTGGCGCACCGGCTACGACTGGCGCGCGCACGAGGCGCGGCTGAACGAGATCCCGCAGTTCACCACGGCCGTCGACGGGCAGAACGTGCACTTCCTGCACATGCGCTCGCCCGAGCCCGACGCCACGCCGCTGGTCCTCACGCACGGCTGGCCCAGCACCCCGGCCGACTTCCTCGACATCCTGGGCCCGCTGACCGACCCGCGCGCCCACGGCGGCGACCCGGCCGACGCCTTCCACGTGGTGGCCCCCTCCCTGCCCGGCTTCGGCTTCTCGGGCCCGACCCGCGAAAGCGGCTGGGACGTCCCCCGCATCGCCCGCGCGTGGGCGGAGCTGATGGCGCGCCTGGGCTACGAGCGTTACGTCGCACAAGGCGGCGACTACGGCAGCCTCGTCTCCTGCGCCCTGGGCCGGGTGGCGCCGGAGGCGGTCATCGGCGTGCACGTGAACGCCCTCGCCGACGCCGCGACGGCGTCCGGCTCGGGGCAGGAGCTCAGTGAGCTGTCGGAGGCGGACCGGCAGAAGGCGGTCGCGAACCAGATGTGGTGGTTCGGCCACAACGGCTACGCGACGCAGATGGCGCTGCGTCCGCAGACGATCGCCTACTCCCTCAACGACTCGCCGGCCGGGCAGCTGGCCTGGAACCTGGAGTGGTTCGTGGACTGGGATCCGACGGCCACCGACCACGCGCCGATCGACCGCGACGCGGTTCTGACGAACGTGGCGACGTATTGGCTGACCGGGACCGCGGGTTCGGCCGCGCGGCTCTACCGGGAGTCCGGGACCTCGTGGGGCAGCAAGCCGGAGCCGTCGGGGGTGCCGACGGCCGTTGCGAACTTCCTCGGGGACCGGGCTGTGCGCGGCCTCGCGGAGCGGGCGAACAAGGTTGTCCGGTGGCGGGAGTATCCGGTGGGCGGGCACTTCGCTTCGTTGCAGGCGCCGGCGGAGTTGGTGGGAGATGTCCGGGAGTTCGTCCGGACGCTCCGGGACGCGGATTAG
- a CDS encoding helix-turn-helix transcriptional regulator, giving the protein MSETTPARLLRLLSLLQMHRDWTGTELAERLECTTRTIRRDVDRLRELGYPVHASMGPVGGYRLGAGAKLPPLLLDDDEAIAVTLGLQSNATGSVTGIEEASLRALTKVEQVLPDRLRHQAAALRAAVVAMPPRYDTGADITAETLTAISAAIRAAETLRFDYLSHHRDATRRAVEPHRIAHWGRRWYLVGWDTDRDAWRTFRVDRMTLRTPNGRRFTHRPSPDGDVAAYLRRTISFDPWPYRSVFRVHVPAEELTGRIEGIITPLDEHSCRLEMGSDSYALVALAIGMLDVEFEVESPQELREHLNALAGRFTRAAAIKQGS; this is encoded by the coding sequence ATGTCGGAGACCACCCCCGCACGGTTGCTGCGCCTGCTGTCCCTGCTCCAGATGCACCGCGACTGGACCGGCACCGAGCTGGCCGAACGTCTTGAATGCACCACCCGCACCATCCGGCGCGACGTGGACCGGTTGCGGGAGCTGGGATATCCGGTGCACGCCTCGATGGGACCGGTCGGCGGGTACCGGCTCGGGGCCGGCGCGAAGCTGCCCCCGCTGCTGCTGGACGACGACGAGGCCATCGCGGTCACGCTCGGCCTGCAGAGCAACGCGACCGGGAGCGTCACAGGGATCGAGGAAGCCTCGCTGCGCGCGCTGACCAAGGTCGAGCAGGTCCTCCCGGACCGGCTGCGGCATCAGGCCGCTGCGTTGCGGGCCGCGGTCGTGGCCATGCCGCCGCGCTACGACACCGGCGCCGACATCACCGCGGAGACACTCACCGCCATCTCGGCCGCCATCCGCGCCGCGGAGACCCTGCGGTTCGACTACCTGAGCCACCACCGTGACGCCACGCGCCGGGCCGTCGAGCCGCACCGGATCGCGCACTGGGGCCGGCGGTGGTACCTCGTCGGGTGGGACACCGACCGGGACGCCTGGCGGACCTTCCGCGTCGATCGCATGACCCTGCGAACCCCGAACGGTCGGCGCTTCACGCACCGCCCCTCCCCCGACGGCGACGTCGCGGCGTACCTGCGCCGTACGATCTCCTTCGACCCGTGGCCGTACCGCTCGGTGTTCCGGGTGCACGTCCCCGCCGAGGAACTCACCGGACGCATCGAGGGAATCATCACCCCGCTCGACGAACACTCCTGCCGGCTGGAGATGGGTTCGGACTCCTACGCGCTGGTCGCCTTGGCGATCGGGATGCTGGACGTGGAGTTCGAGGTCGAGTCCCCGCAGGAGTTGCGCGAGCACTTGAACGCGCTCGCAGGCCGGTTCACCCGCGCCGCAGCCATCAAGCAAGGATCTTGA
- a CDS encoding glycoside hydrolase family 19 protein yields MTLTHRPRSTRLLALLAVLASMLGLALVALPATPAHASAACAAPWSSTVAYTGGQSASYNGDNWSAKWWTQGDIPGNNAQDVWVDQGACTSGGGGGGGGGGSSCSYPAWVAGQYYNVGAIVTYTPNGNLYIATNANPGYDPTISTWYWSPYTCTGGGGGGGGGGGGGGGGSNGFVVSQAQFNQIFPNRNSFYTYDGLVAALSAFPAFATTGSTATQQQEAAAFLANVDHETGGLVYIREIDQSGNYCASEPYGCPAGSNQYYGRGPLQISWNFNYYAAGNAIGVDLLDNPDLVATDSATSWKSALWYWMTQNGPGTMTAHNAMVNGSGFGQTIWAINGSIECNGGNTAEMQDRVNDYESITGVLGVSPGGNLTC; encoded by the coding sequence ATGACCCTTACTCACAGACCGAGAAGTACTCGGCTGCTGGCACTGCTGGCCGTACTGGCCAGCATGCTCGGTCTGGCGCTCGTCGCCCTGCCGGCCACGCCCGCCCACGCCTCGGCCGCGTGCGCCGCGCCGTGGAGTTCCACCGTCGCCTACACCGGCGGACAGAGCGCCTCGTACAACGGGGACAACTGGTCCGCGAAGTGGTGGACCCAGGGCGACATCCCCGGCAACAACGCCCAGGACGTCTGGGTGGATCAGGGTGCGTGCACCTCGGGCGGGGGCGGCGGCGGAGGCGGCGGGGGCAGCAGTTGCAGCTACCCGGCCTGGGTCGCCGGCCAGTACTACAACGTCGGCGCCATCGTGACCTACACGCCCAACGGCAACCTCTACATAGCCACCAACGCGAATCCCGGCTATGACCCGACCATCAGCACTTGGTACTGGTCGCCGTACACCTGCACCGGCGGCGGTGGCGGAGGGGGCGGAGGGGGCGGCGGCGGAGGCGGCGGCTCGAACGGCTTCGTCGTCAGCCAGGCGCAGTTCAACCAGATCTTCCCGAACCGGAACTCCTTCTACACCTACGACGGCCTGGTCGCCGCCCTGAGCGCCTTCCCCGCCTTCGCCACCACCGGCAGCACCGCGACGCAGCAGCAGGAAGCCGCGGCGTTCCTGGCCAACGTCGACCACGAGACCGGCGGCCTGGTCTACATCAGGGAGATCGACCAGTCCGGCAACTACTGCGCCAGCGAGCCCTACGGCTGCCCGGCCGGCAGCAACCAGTACTACGGCCGCGGCCCGCTGCAGATCAGCTGGAACTTCAACTACTACGCAGCCGGAAACGCTATCGGCGTCGACCTCCTGGACAACCCCGACCTGGTGGCCACCGACTCGGCCACCTCATGGAAGTCGGCCCTCTGGTACTGGATGACCCAGAACGGACCCGGCACCATGACCGCGCACAACGCGATGGTCAACGGCTCCGGCTTCGGCCAGACCATCTGGGCCATCAACGGCAGCATCGAGTGCAACGGCGGCAACACCGCCGAGATGCAGGACCGCGTCAACGACTACGAGAGCATCACCGGAGTCCTCGGCGTCTCACCCGGCGGGAACCTCACCTGCTGA
- a CDS encoding NmrA family NAD(P)-binding protein, translating into MSALTVVTGATGNVGGSLVAALVAAGMPVRAVVRGEADAARFGDGVQAVIGDLNEPASLAAALDGAQALFLLPGYADMPGLYAAAREAGVGHVVQLSGVSAGSGDMSNAVTEYMVRSEQAAAESKLPYTVVRPSAFMTNALRWAGQVRDGDTVTLPFPTVATACLHPADLGAVIAAVIAEPDRYAGATLLPTGPEALLPRDQVAIVAGVLDRPLRFEGLTDEQARESMVADGTPQRYIDAFLDFYANGSLDESPVRTTVADVTGSAPRTFAAWAADHAAAFTRS; encoded by the coding sequence ATGAGTGCTCTGACCGTGGTCACCGGAGCGACCGGCAACGTCGGCGGATCCCTGGTGGCGGCCCTGGTCGCGGCGGGCATGCCGGTGCGTGCGGTGGTGCGGGGCGAGGCGGACGCGGCGCGGTTCGGGGATGGCGTGCAGGCCGTGATCGGCGACCTGAACGAGCCTGCGTCGCTGGCCGCCGCGCTGGACGGTGCGCAGGCGCTGTTCCTGCTGCCCGGCTACGCGGACATGCCGGGCCTGTACGCGGCGGCGCGCGAAGCGGGTGTCGGGCACGTCGTGCAGTTGTCGGGGGTGTCGGCGGGGAGCGGCGACATGTCCAACGCCGTCACGGAGTACATGGTGCGCAGTGAGCAGGCCGCGGCGGAGTCGAAGCTGCCGTACACCGTGGTCCGGCCGTCGGCGTTCATGACCAACGCGCTGCGGTGGGCCGGGCAGGTGCGCGACGGCGACACCGTCACCCTGCCCTTCCCGACCGTGGCCACCGCCTGCCTGCATCCGGCGGACCTGGGCGCCGTCATCGCGGCGGTGATCGCCGAGCCGGACAGGTACGCCGGTGCGACGCTGCTGCCGACCGGTCCGGAGGCGCTGCTCCCCCGCGACCAGGTGGCGATCGTGGCCGGCGTCCTGGATCGGCCGCTGCGCTTCGAAGGGCTCACCGACGAGCAGGCCCGCGAGTCCATGGTCGCGGACGGTACGCCGCAGCGGTACATCGACGCGTTCCTCGACTTCTATGCCAACGGGAGTCTGGACGAATCTCCGGTGCGCACCACCGTCGCCGACGTGACCGGCAGTGCGCCCCGGACGTTCGCCGCGTGGGCGGCGGACCATGCCGCCGCTTTCACGCGGAGCTGA
- a CDS encoding beta-N-acetylhexosaminidase, translating to MIIPRPAEYTAHSGEFVLGPVLDLHAGSGAERPADLLAAYLGTDRPRTGAGPAAGEGTGIFLCLADGAHDHPHGYDLLITPDQVRLAAPSEAGLFNGVQTLRQLLPAQALSADPAAASAADWRWPACHVRDAPRLAWRGVMLDVARHFMPIEFLHRLVDEAALHKLNIVHLHLTDDQGWRVEIDGLPRLTEIGATRTESMVGRAGSTVFDGVPHSGYYTRRELAGLVEYAAARGVTVVPEIGMPSHTRAAIAAYPELGNHPDVRLPVWTSWGISEDILAVHDQALDFCRHVLSDVMAIFPSRAIHIGGDECRTVQWANSDAARRRAAQAGLPDVAELLGWFLSRMHDFLSEHGRRAVCWNDAVGVGNLDPGVVATAWLKQEHAAEAIARGHQVIVAPHEHTYLDYRQTGHPDEPPSADDRVLTLADTYSFDPLPTGLTAVGAAALDDASGGPGVLGTQAQLWTESAPTTEVVRHLLYPRLCALAEGAWSDERRDPADFADRLQHHLLRLDALRALPAGRPEGWDPGAGLTMP from the coding sequence GTGATAATCCCCCGCCCCGCCGAGTACACCGCGCACTCCGGCGAGTTCGTCCTGGGACCGGTGCTGGACCTGCACGCCGGTTCCGGTGCCGAGCGCCCCGCCGACCTGCTCGCGGCCTACCTCGGCACCGACCGCCCGCGCACCGGCGCCGGCCCGGCCGCGGGCGAAGGCACCGGTATCTTCCTCTGTCTCGCCGACGGCGCCCACGACCATCCCCACGGCTACGACCTGCTGATCACCCCGGACCAGGTGAGGCTCGCGGCACCGAGCGAAGCAGGGCTCTTCAACGGCGTGCAGACCCTGCGGCAGCTGCTCCCGGCTCAGGCGCTGTCCGCCGATCCCGCCGCCGCCTCGGCCGCCGACTGGCGCTGGCCGGCCTGTCACGTCCGCGACGCGCCCCGCCTGGCCTGGCGCGGCGTGATGCTGGACGTGGCGCGGCACTTCATGCCGATCGAGTTCCTGCACCGCCTCGTCGACGAGGCCGCCCTGCACAAGCTCAACATCGTGCATCTGCACCTCACCGACGACCAGGGCTGGCGCGTCGAGATCGACGGCCTGCCGCGGCTCACCGAGATCGGCGCGACCCGCACCGAGTCGATGGTCGGCCGCGCCGGGTCGACCGTGTTCGACGGCGTCCCGCACTCCGGCTACTACACGCGGCGGGAACTCGCCGGGCTCGTCGAGTACGCGGCGGCCCGCGGCGTGACCGTCGTCCCCGAGATCGGCATGCCCAGCCACACCCGCGCGGCCATCGCCGCGTACCCGGAGCTGGGCAACCACCCCGACGTCCGGCTCCCGGTGTGGACCTCGTGGGGCATCAGCGAGGACATCCTCGCGGTGCACGACCAGGCCCTCGACTTCTGCCGGCACGTGCTGTCGGACGTCATGGCCATCTTCCCCTCCCGCGCCATCCACATCGGCGGCGACGAGTGCCGGACCGTCCAGTGGGCGAACAGCGACGCCGCCCGCCGCCGGGCCGCGCAGGCCGGCCTGCCCGACGTCGCCGAACTCCTGGGCTGGTTCCTGAGCCGGATGCACGACTTCCTGTCCGAGCACGGCCGCCGCGCCGTGTGCTGGAACGACGCGGTGGGCGTCGGCAACCTCGACCCCGGCGTGGTCGCCACCGCCTGGCTGAAACAGGAACACGCCGCGGAGGCCATCGCGCGCGGCCACCAGGTGATCGTGGCCCCGCACGAGCACACCTACCTGGACTACCGTCAGACCGGCCACCCGGACGAACCGCCGTCGGCGGACGACCGGGTCCTGACCCTCGCCGACACCTACTCCTTCGACCCGCTGCCGACCGGCCTGACCGCCGTCGGCGCCGCCGCCCTGGACGACGCCTCCGGCGGACCCGGCGTCCTGGGGACCCAGGCCCAGCTGTGGACCGAGTCCGCACCGACGACCGAGGTCGTCAGGCATCTGCTTTACCCGCGCCTGTGCGCCCTGGCCGAGGGGGCGTGGAGCGACGAGCGCCGCGATCCGGCCGACTTCGCCGACCGCCTGCAGCACCACTTGCTGCGGTTGGACGCGCTCCGGGCGCTGCCTGCCGGTCGGCCGGAGGGGTGGGATCCTGGCGCGGGGCTGACAATGCCCTGA
- a CDS encoding carbohydrate ABC transporter permease yields the protein MRAKGRNRVLLNIGASVFVLVWAFPLYWMVNTAFKPQHDILTATPKFLPFPLTLANFADAVGKPNFGHYVVNSLVVTLSVVVVATVVGFLAALALARFKFVGRRAILVTIFGIQMIPAPALVIPMFLTMKNLHLLDNLLSLGLTYTAFVVPLTIWILRGFAQGIPVELEEAARLDGASPAQVIRHVMLPLLAPGIIATSIFAFITAWNDYIYAYVMMKDDAHYTLPVWLATFSTNTGTDYAGLIAGSTLFALPAVVFFLIAQTRLTAGMTAGAVKG from the coding sequence ATGAGAGCCAAGGGCCGCAACCGGGTCCTGCTGAACATCGGTGCGTCGGTCTTCGTCCTGGTCTGGGCGTTCCCGCTGTACTGGATGGTGAACACCGCCTTCAAGCCGCAGCACGACATCCTCACCGCCACCCCGAAGTTCCTGCCGTTCCCGTTGACGCTGGCGAACTTCGCCGACGCCGTCGGCAAGCCGAACTTCGGCCACTACGTCGTCAACAGTCTCGTCGTGACGCTGTCGGTGGTGGTCGTGGCGACCGTCGTGGGGTTCCTGGCGGCGCTGGCCCTGGCCCGCTTCAAGTTCGTGGGGCGGCGCGCCATCCTGGTCACGATCTTCGGCATCCAGATGATCCCGGCCCCGGCGCTGGTGATCCCGATGTTCCTCACCATGAAGAACCTGCACCTGCTCGACAACCTGCTCTCCCTGGGGCTCACCTACACCGCCTTCGTCGTCCCCCTCACGATCTGGATCCTGCGCGGCTTCGCCCAGGGCATCCCGGTCGAGCTGGAGGAGGCCGCCCGACTCGACGGCGCGAGCCCCGCGCAGGTCATCCGGCACGTCATGCTCCCGCTGCTGGCCCCCGGCATCATCGCCACCTCGATCTTCGCGTTCATCACGGCCTGGAACGACTACATCTACGCCTACGTGATGATGAAGGACGACGCCCACTACACGCTGCCGGTGTGGCTGGCCACGTTCTCCACCAACACCGGCACCGACTACGCGGGCCTGATCGCCGGCTCGACGCTGTTCGCACTGCCCGCCGTCGTCTTCTTCCTGATCGCGCAGACCCGGCTCACCGCCGGCATGACCGCCGGCGCCGTCAAGGGCTGA
- a CDS encoding carbohydrate ABC transporter permease produces MNALPTQAPRRQGTPPHQPAAPDTPGAAGPRRRRQIQPYVLLLPAIVLLAAVVGYPLVRLGVISTQGFGLRTLITGRATSVGGANYTAILHDSQLFPVLVRTVVFAATLVAGTVVIGFGAALMMVAVGRRLRVAMMLALLGAWAMPTVASTLVWQWLFQPTYGVINWLLTQLHVFGDLRQHDFLAGTTSGFVVVWLLVVWISVPFVALTLYAGLSQIPGDYYEAAAIDGAGYLRQLRTVTLPFLRPVLMLVTVLSVIWDFNVFNQIWILTKGGPDGATTTIAIWSFTKAFASQSYGQGAAIAVFSVVLLAVLVGWWVRRLVVSGEES; encoded by the coding sequence GTGAACGCGCTGCCCACCCAGGCGCCCCGGCGCCAGGGCACGCCGCCGCACCAGCCCGCCGCCCCCGACACCCCGGGGGCGGCCGGGCCGCGCCGGCGCCGCCAGATCCAGCCCTACGTCCTGCTGCTGCCCGCGATCGTCCTGCTGGCCGCCGTCGTCGGCTACCCGCTCGTGCGCCTCGGCGTCATCTCCACCCAGGGTTTCGGTCTCCGTACCCTGATCACCGGGCGCGCCACCTCCGTCGGCGGCGCGAACTACACCGCGATCCTGCACGACTCGCAGCTGTTCCCGGTCCTGGTGCGCACCGTCGTGTTCGCCGCGACGCTCGTCGCCGGGACCGTCGTCATCGGTTTCGGGGCGGCGCTGATGATGGTCGCCGTGGGCCGGCGGCTGCGCGTGGCGATGATGCTCGCGCTGTTGGGCGCCTGGGCCATGCCGACCGTCGCCTCGACGCTGGTCTGGCAGTGGCTCTTCCAACCCACCTACGGCGTCATCAACTGGCTGCTCACCCAGCTGCACGTGTTCGGCGACCTGCGGCAGCACGACTTCCTCGCCGGGACCACCTCCGGCTTCGTCGTGGTGTGGCTGCTCGTGGTCTGGATATCAGTGCCCTTCGTCGCGCTGACCCTGTACGCCGGGCTGAGCCAGATCCCCGGCGACTACTACGAGGCCGCCGCGATCGACGGCGCCGGGTACCTGCGGCAGCTGCGCACCGTCACGCTGCCCTTCTTGCGCCCGGTGCTCATGCTGGTCACCGTCCTGTCGGTGATCTGGGACTTCAACGTCTTCAACCAGATCTGGATCCTCACCAAGGGCGGCCCCGACGGCGCCACCACCACGATCGCGATCTGGTCCTTCACCAAGGCCTTCGCCTCCCAGTCCTACGGACAGGGCGCGGCAATCGCGGTGTTCTCGGTGGTCCTGCTGGCCGTACTGGTCGGCTGGTGGGTCCGGCGTCTGGTCGTGTCCGGGGAGGAATCATGA